The following DNA comes from Dehalococcoidia bacterium.
CGTGGATGAAGGCGGAGACAGCATTGATGGCGTGCTCGAGGCGGGCATAGCCGGCGGCTTTGCGGCCGCCGTGGACGTAGCGGGTGTAGACGCTATCGGCGATCTGGCGCGGCTGGAAGGCGCGGTACTCGCGCCTGTAGAGCCGCGCGAGCACGGAGGTGGGGAAGACCGTCTCCGGCTTGAGGCCGCAGAGGGTCAGGTCGCGGCGGCTAGAGCGGTCAGAAAAGGGCAGAAGGACGGCGGTGAGCCCGCCCTCCGGCAGGTAGGTGAACCAGGTCAGCGCCGCGTGTGCCGCGGGCCAGACGCCGGTAGCGAGCGAGGTCAGGGCGGGCGCCGTCGAAGAGGGGAAGACGGCCCGAAGCTCGAGAGCAAGGTTGCGGCGCAGGAAGGCGCCGGGCGGGAGCCTTTCGACCAGGCTCATCCCGAGGCCGTCGGCGAGGACGAAGACGAGGTGGCGTGGAGCGCCGATAAGTGAGACGAGCGCTTCGACGCCCCGCTCGTCGCGGAAGCGCGGCGCGCCGGCGATGACGGCCAGGGCGCGGGCAAGGTCGATGGTGTTGGGCGCGCCGGCCTCGGGCCGCACCAGGGCGCCGGTCTCGAAGAGCCCCAGGAGGCGGTCGACGCCGGGGCCCATCAGTCCGGGAGGGTAGAGTTGC
Coding sequences within:
- a CDS encoding alkaline phosphatase family protein; protein product: MGPGVDRLLGLFETGALVRPEAGAPNTIDLARALAVIAGAPRFRDERGVEALVSLIGAPRHLVFVLADGLGMSLVERLPPGAFLRRNLALELRAVFPSSTAPALTSLATGVWPAAHAALTWFTYLPEGGLTAVLLPFSDRSSRRDLTLCGLKPETVFPTSVLARLYRREYRAFQPRQIADSVYTRYVHGGRKAAGYARLEHAINAVSAFIHASAGETYSYLYFPEVDAAGHEHGAESDEAWQQVLALDRELERLRAAAGDDVRIVVSADHGQVSVPEADKHVLRDGDELESMLRVWPPAGEPRLPSFHVRPGQRGRFQAAFRERFGDAFVLLSLDEAEALQLYGPAILSPLARARAGDYVAIACGRGAITYAGEPNVHALKGMHGGLLPEEMLVPLVL